AGGGGAAGgcgttttttcttcttctctcgtTCTTCCattttctagagagagagagagagatagagatcaATCATCGATCAAAGTGGTTCAATCGATGAAGAAAACTATCTGAATGGAATGTGAATCGATGGATTTGGTTATGGTGATGACGCGATCTTCGACTCGGTGATTAAGATTTGCAAGCTCAGATTCTATTTTTCTCCAAGCTCTGGTTTTTAATCCGGATTATCTAcaccaaaaaggaaaaaagacaTGAACGGTGCCGCTTCCTCCGCTGGTTCTCCTCTAGAGTGGAGATTCTCTCAGGTCTTCGGCGAGCGAACCGCCGGAGAAGAAGTCCAGGAAGGTAATAATTGGCGTAACGCGTTAGAGATTGAGTTTTAGATCCGGAGGTTATTTGAAGACTAGTGATTTGATTTGTGGTTTGGATCTGATTTGGATGATTAGTGAGCTATTGATGAATCTGTGTGACTTGAATTTGTAAAGATTTTCACTGTGAGTAGATTTACTCTTCTTATGTTATGGAGAAGAGAGTATTCGAGCTGCAGTTTATGGTTTTAATGTGTTTTAGCTCTTACAATTTTTGTGATGAATTCTTATGTGACGATTTCTTTCTGCAGTTGACATCATTTCAGCCATTGAGTTTGATAAAAGTGGAGACCATCTTGCAACTGGTGACCGTGGGGGCCGAGTTGTTCTTTTTGAGAGGACTGATACTAAAGATGTGCGTCTTCCTTTCTCTTCTGCCAGATTTACTTcagtttttatttgaaaaaaatgcgTAATTCACTCTTGTACGATGTTTTTCAGCATGGTGGATCCAGGAGGGATGCTGAGCAGATGGGTtacgcagctaagcatcctgaGTTTCGATATAAAACAGAGTTTCAGTCTCATGAACCAGAGGTACATTGAAACACGCCACGGGATTCCACTTACGAATTAGTGTGTTGCTACTTGCTACGAAATAATATCGCTCTCCAATCTCTTTCAGTTTGACTATCTCAAGAGTTTGGAAATAGAGGAGAAAATCAACAAAATCAGATGGTGCCAGCCAGCAAATGGTGCATTGTTTCTGCTTTCCACAAATGATAAAACCATCAAATACTGGAAGGTGAGACACCTGGACGGGCTTTTatctttatttcaaaatatattaggtGTGACATGTGATAAGGTTCTAGAAACTGTTATGCTTCCAAGACCATTAAGAAGAAAAGATGAAATTTTTTGTTAACCCCTCCACTCATTTTGATCAAACAGGTACAAGAGAAGAAGATCAAGAAAATTTCTGAAATGAATATTGATCCGTCGAAAGCTTTAGGAGACAATCGACCAAGTCCAAGTAGCCCTCCTCAATTACTTGCTAATGGAGTACATGACTACCTCAGCAAGGACTTCTCTTTCCCGCCAGGAGGCATTCCATCTCTGCGTTTGCCTATGGTATTTGTACTCAATGCAATATTTTTTCCCCCTTTTACTGTCAAATGAAGTGAGTTTTAGTTTCAGGATTCTGAAACCTAAAGGCATATAGATATCCAGTATGTCCACTATATTTTTTGGTTATGCCTTTAGCTTTTGTCCAGTAAAAACAGTTGATCCAGTAATATTTTTGATTGCTTTATACTTTGAGAGTGGAAGATGTGGCTGTGTTCATCGTGTTGATGATCCTACTACATGAGTTGTGAAACGTAGGAACTAGTTGGTTTTTCCCGTTTGTCGTAACTAGAGCTCAGTACCAACATAGTATCACGCATTACTCAATCGATACTTTTCTTGGAATAATTGGTTGTTCTGCATGTTTAGGTGACTAGTCAGGAGACCAGCCTCGTGGCCAGGTGCCGAAGAGTGTATGCTCATGCTCATGATTACCATATTAATTCAATCTCAAATAGCaggtatttttttttcctaagtATTCTCACAAGATATCTCTTAGATCACGTTTATAATGTATTTCTCCATGATTTTGTTCCTTGAAATAATGTATCGTTCCCCTAATTTTTGAAGCGATGGAGAAACCTTCATTTCTGCTGATGATCTGCGAGTAAATCTCTGGAATTTGGAGATCAGCAACCAGAGTTTcaatattgttgatgttaagcCCACAAACATGGAGGACTTAACTGGTATGCTTTCTTCCCTTACTTTGTTTGAAGTTATATCTGGTATTGTCTTTACATTGTTGTATATGTTAACAACCTCCTCAATTTGGAGTTCTCTTCTTTTCACGTTtactatttaaaaacattatactaCATGGTCTCTGCAGAGGTTATTACATCAGCTGAGTTTCATCCAATCCATTGTAATATGCTCGCATATAGCAGTTCAAAAGGCTCCATCCGTTTGATTGATATGAGGCAATCAGCTCTGTGTGATTCTCACACGAAATTGTAAGTTCTGTTCTCTTCATCTTTTATCGAAAATGTCTTTTTCTGGATATGTTTTAAGTAAGAAGGGGATATAAATAAGTAGTCAATGTCAGAAATGACTAGTAAGTGAAGATTATTAGGCTGAAGACCACTGACGATTGCTTCTTCCTATCACAGGTTTGAAGAACCGGAAGCGCCTGGTTCAAGATCATTTTTCACAGAGATAATTGCCTCGATTTCAGATATTAAATTCTCAAGGGATGGGAGATACATACTTAGTCGCGATTACATGACCCTTAAGGTTGAAATCATCTGAATCCCTTGTGTATAGTTTTTCTGATAGTGGGCCAATATAGGTGTATCATTAAGTATTTTCTGATATCTGCCCTTTCTGACGTTTCAGCTGTGGGACATAAACATGGATTCTGGCCCAGTTGCATCTTACCAGGTTCATGAACATCTGAGACCCAAGGTAAGAGCTTC
The window above is part of the Brassica napus cultivar Da-Ae chromosome C8, Da-Ae, whole genome shotgun sequence genome. Proteins encoded here:
- the LOC111213739 gene encoding serine/threonine protein phosphatase 2A 55 kDa regulatory subunit B beta isoform isoform X1 — protein: MNGAASSAGSPLEWRFSQVFGERTAGEEVQEVDIISAIEFDKSGDHLATGDRGGRVVLFERTDTKDHGGSRRDAEQMGYAAKHPEFRYKTEFQSHEPEFDYLKSLEIEEKINKIRWCQPANGALFLLSTNDKTIKYWKVQEKKIKKISEMNIDPSKALGDNRPSPSSPPQLLANGVHDYLSKDFSFPPGGIPSLRLPMVVTSQETSLVARCRRVYAHAHDYHINSISNSSDGETFISADDLRVNLWNLEISNQSFNIVDVKPTNMEDLTEVITSAEFHPIHCNMLAYSSSKGSIRLIDMRQSALCDSHTKLFEEPEAPGSRSFFTEIIASISDIKFSRDGRYILSRDYMTLKLWDINMDSGPVASYQVHEHLRPKLCDLYENDSIFDKFECCLSGDGLRVATGSYSNLFRVFGASKGSTEAATLEASKNPTRRQIQTPARPSRSMTSMIRRGSESPGAENGNANDFTNKLLHMAWHPTENSIACAAANSLYMYYA
- the LOC111213739 gene encoding serine/threonine protein phosphatase 2A 55 kDa regulatory subunit B beta isoform isoform X2, translating into MNGAASSAGSPLEWRFSQVFGERTAGEEVQEVDIISAIEFDKSGDHLATGDRGGRVVLFERTDTKDHGGSRRDAEQMGYAAKHPEFRYKTEFQSHEPEFDYLKSLEIEEKINKIRWCQPANGALFLLSTNDKTIKYWKVQEKKIKKISEMNIDPSKALGDNRPSPSSPPQLLANGVHDYLSKDFSFPPGGIPSLRLPMVTSQETSLVARCRRVYAHAHDYHINSISNSSDGETFISADDLRVNLWNLEISNQSFNIVDVKPTNMEDLTEVITSAEFHPIHCNMLAYSSSKGSIRLIDMRQSALCDSHTKLFEEPEAPGSRSFFTEIIASISDIKFSRDGRYILSRDYMTLKLWDINMDSGPVASYQVHEHLRPKLCDLYENDSIFDKFECCLSGDGLRVATGSYSNLFRVFGASKGSTEAATLEASKNPTRRQIQTPARPSRSMTSMIRRGSESPGAENGNANDFTNKLLHMAWHPTENSIACAAANSLYMYYA